Below is a window of Ornithodoros turicata isolate Travis chromosome 7, ASM3712646v1, whole genome shotgun sequence DNA.
TCAGCGGGATTCTCTTTGCTCGGACAGTAGTGCCAAGGATGCGAATCGCTGTTCTTTTGAATTTCGGTCACTCGGTTCCTTACGAATGGTTTCCATCTTGCTGCATCGCCCTGGATCCAATGGAGTGTGATCATACTGTCGGTCCAGAAATGCACGCCGCTAACTTCAAGCTTGAGGTTTCCGCCGATGTACTGAAATAGGCGTGATGCCACGAGGCTCGCCATCAACTCTAGACGGGGCAGCGTCAGTTGTTTTAGTGGAGCGATTCTTGACTTCGCCAGAACCagtgtcgtcgtcgtccttCCTGTTAAGTCCCTTACGCACAGGTACACTACCGCGCCGTAGGCTGCGGTGCTTGCATCCGCAAAGACGTGCAGCACTCTGCTGTCGGCGACGTCACTTAAGCCATACTCGTAAAATCGCGGTACTTGTATCCGCGATAAATGTCTTAGGTCGTCGCACCAGTCAGCCCATTGGTGTCTGATGTCATCTGGTAGAATTTCATCCCATCCAAGTTTAAGTCGCCAAGTGCGTTGAAAACAGAGTTTAGCGGTTACGAGAAATGGCGAAATCAATCCCATTGGATCATACAGCCTTGCTGCTGTCTGTAGTACGAAACGTTTCGTATCTTTACGTTGCTCGGAGATCTGCCTGACACTGTCCACTGCGAATGTCAGGTTGTCCGTCGCGGGATTCCAAGATAATCCAAGAACTTTCAGTACACCCGCCACTTGACCCTGTGGCATCGCTGCTGTTGCTTCCTCCTCAAACAAGTTCCTCATGGTCGGACTATTGGACGCCCATTTGTGCAACTTCATAGAAGCAGTTTGGAATATGCTCTTCGCCTCACGGTAAAGTTTCTCGGCACTTCCTTCATCTGCTGCTCCAACCAGAAGGTCGTCAACGTACAGTGACTCGCTGAGCAACGTACACGTGACGGGGTATTCGTCTTTCAGGCTCCGCAGGTGGTGTTGTAATGTAGCTGCCAGTAGAAAGGGGCTCGACGTGGTTCCAAAAGGGACCCTGGTCATTCTGTACGTTTCGATGTCTGGCAAAGATGTCTGGCTCGCCAAAAGGGACCCTGGTCATTCTGTACGTTTCGATGTCTGGCAAAGGTTGATCGTGTGTCGGAGCTTCCTTCAGCCACAGAAAACGTAGTGCATCTCTGTCAGCGTCGGTGACGCCAATCTGTAAGAAGGCCTTCTCGATGTCAGCGACCATAGCCACCCGATATTTCCTGAAGTTCAGCAGTAATGCCACTAGGTCACAGTTCAAGTTGGGGCCACTTTCCAAATTGTCGTTCAGTGACTTCGCCTTGGCATCATGACGAGGCATCAAATACGACCCGCAGCTTTGTCGTGCTGGCGCCTTCTCTGATTACCGCCTGATGGGGCATGTAGTACGTCCTGCCCTGCGATGATTGATGTGGGCTTGCCACCTCCGCAATACCGCTGCGTAGCTGCTGCCGTATGACGTTGTCATACTCGCTCATGAGCTGTGGGTCACGTGTAAGCTTCCTCAGGAGTTGATGAAGTCGCTTTCGGGCGACGGCCTCGTTGCTCTCCAGATCCACTTCCGTTTTCCACGGTAGGCATACTTGATAGCCATCTTCGACCTTCACCACAGTCTCCATGAACGACGTTACAACGTCGTTATCCCTCGTATCATCGTTTTCTGTCTCACGTATTCCCAGGCTGTCCAAATCCCACAACTTTGTCACGAGCTCTTCCAGTGGCCGCTCTTGCGTCACCGTCCGCAGCACTACCGTCTTGTCACAGTGTACAACATTTCCGCCTGTCGGGATGGGACCCTGAACACACCAGCCGAAGGACGTTTCGATGGCCCTCAGTCCCTTGCCGAGGTCTTCCACCTTCCCGCTGACGACTTCCCAATAATAGTCGGATCCTATGAGCACTGCGATCTCTTTGGAATCGGTCTGAATAACATCAGCTGGCTCCAGATTCTTGTCGTTCAGCTTGCTTTGTATATCTTTGTCAATCATCGGAAGAATCTGCTCGCAAATGCTGTCGGTTTCCAATGCTTCAATCTCGAAGCTCTTTTCTCCATTACGACTGCTCATTGACAATCGTACTCTCCTGAAGCTCCGTTCTGTGAGGTGGCCTCCAAACACTTCAACCGTAAGCTCCTCGGTCTCCAAATACTTGCACCCCAGTTTCTTCGCCATCCTCCTTGATATGAAGGACCGCTGGCTCCCGCCATCAAACATGATTCTGGCAAGTGTCGTGGATATTTCTCCAGCCAGCATAGCCGTCGCAGTCTGAAGGAGAACTGTAGCCCTCCTTGAATTGTCAGCAGCTGAATGTAGGCTAACGGACGTCGTTGGCGTTGCGACAGAGTCCTGATCCCCGTCAATTTCTTTCGATCCTTTTTTCGACGCGTAGCTTGGATCGCACATTGAAGCTGCATGTCGGCCTGTGCATTTCCTGCAACGCAACCTGCTCTTGCACTCCCTGGATTGATGATTAAGTTTAGTGCATCGGTAGCACCTCCGCTCAGCTCTGAGAATCTCCTTTTTCTTCGTTAACGGAATGTCAGAATCACAATTCTCCGTCTCATGCTGTTGTGACGAACAGAATGTGCAGCGTGTCTTCCCAGCCAAGTGCTGCAGTGCGGCTACTGAAGCTGTTGGCTGGCGTTTGCGGTCGTGAGAAGTCTTGTACTGTCCCTTGTCGTCGGTTTTTTGGGTAGATGTTGCCTGCTCCCGGCTTTCTACTTCAATTCTAACCAGTTGAAGTAGGTCTGACACCTTCTTCCGGTATTGCCTCACAGCAGGGTCAGAA
It encodes the following:
- the LOC135400618 gene encoding uncharacterized protein LOC135400618, whose product is MTRVPFGTTSSPFLLAATLQHHLRSLKDEYPVTCTLLSESLYVDDLLVGAADEGSAEKLYREAKSIFQTASMKLHKWASNSPTMRNLFEEEATAAMPQGQVAGVLKVLGLSWNPATDNLTFAVDSVRQISEQRKDTKRFVLQTAARLYDPMGLISPFLVTAKLCFQRTWRLKLGWDEILPDDIRHQWADWCDDLRHLSRIQVPRFYEYGLSDVADSRVLHVFADASTAAYGAVVYLCVRDLTGRTTTTLVLAKSRIAPLKQLTLPRLELMASLVASRLFQYIGGNLKLEVSGVHFWTDSMITLHWIQGDAARWKPFVRNRVTEIQKNSDSHPWHYCPSKENPADLMTRGISAQRLIESQLWWKGPPWIVSDESSWPGRPPTTRFASEELEEMKSQVLTTVTSTKLSLDEIWTSRQRGLAHFWKRWHKEYLAELQSSRSSRVFKSSALKPGDIVILHDEKQPRPLWKLCRIVDVFCGRDEKVRACTVRLPDGTLRRRPVQLLYPLELANG
- the LOC135400619 gene encoding uncharacterized protein LOC135400619, which encodes MSHLPKKRQVLRSQVTRIITEANSLLSGTGEATLDALDVLIERLQACHQQLNDVDAEIEHSEIEQSEEDFTRTYEYNDRVITCIARLKCKKNGSVQTGIQTTSTTRSTAVKVKLPKLELLKFDGKQRNWQAFWEQFQRLIHQNEDLTQSDKFSYLKSVLVGEAAAAIAGLHLSAECYKDAVELLQQRYGTETAIIQDHMEALLNIRPVRLSEDVRELRKLYDRLQAHIRGLNVLGVSEDSYCSLLYPVLLRSLPRDIVLQYHRKSAMASIPVGVPSDIQAGDSAGTARISDPAVRQYRKKVSDLLQLVRIEVESREQATSTQKTDDKGQYKTSHDRKRQPTASVAALQHLAGKTRCTFCSSQQHETENCDSDIPLTKKKEILRAERRCYRCTKLNHQSRECKSRLRCRKCTGRHAASMCDPSYASKKGSKEIDGDQDSVATPTTSVSLHSAADNSRRATVLLQTATAMLAGEISTTLARIMFDGGSQRSFISRRMAKKLGCKYLETEELTVEVFGGHLTERSFRRVRLSMSSRNGEKSFEIEALETDSICEQILPMIDKDIQSKLNDKNLEPADVIQTDSKEIAVLIGSDYYWEVVSGKVEDLGKGLRAIETSFGWCVQGPIPTGGNVVHCDKTVVLRTVTQERPLEELVTKLWDLDSLGIRETENDDTRDNDVVTSFMETVVKVEDGYQVCLPWKTEVDLESNEAVARKRLHQLLRKLTRDPQLMSEYDNVIRQQLRSGIAEVASPHQSSQGRTYYMPHQAVIREGASTTKLRVVFDASS